TTGAAGGACTCGACCGGGACGGCACCGTCCAGGAACCTGACGGCCGCACAGTGGTGGGCGGCGTTCCGGTATTCCTTCCCATGGGACGCAAGGATGCCGTCAAGGTCTGAAGGGGCGTCGATCTCATAGAGGTGGGCGTAGAACCGCGATTTCTTCACCTCGTATTTCACTGCCGCACATTCTT
This sequence is a window from Methanofollis sp.. Protein-coding genes within it:
- a CDS encoding YigZ family protein, which encodes ECAAVKYEVKKSRFYAHLYEIDAPSDLDGILASHGKEYRNAAHHCAAVRFLDGAVPVESFKNDREVGHPGKALLEVLRKYSLDSHVLVVSRVFGGIKLGPGGVTRAFRDAGEGAASRYVDR